AGTGCGCGCCGCCGGCGACCCGATGCAGGTCGAAGCGGCCGGTGCCGGCGGCCCGTAGGGTCTCGAGCCGCACCCGGTTCGCCGCGCTGTTCGCCGGCCCGCTCAGGTAGGCGACCTGACGGTGGCCGAGCCCGGCGAGGTGCGCGGCGATCGCGCGCATGCCGTGCGCGTGGTCGACCGACACGGTGGGGACGTCGAGGCCGTCGAGCCGTCGATTGAGCAGCACGACCGGAGTGCGTGCGGCGGCGACCTGCCGGAGCACCTCGTCGGGCATCCGGGGGGCGCAGAGCACCAGGCCGTCCGAGCGACGCCGGATTTCCCGGGCGAGGATTGGCTCCTCCTCGGCCTGTTCGTGGCTGTCGGCGATGAGCACCCGGTAGTCGCGCTCGCCCGCCGCCGAACTCAGGCCGCGCAGTACCGCTTGGAACACCGGGTTGCCGAGGTCGGGCACGATGATCCCGACCACGCCGGTGCGGCCTAGCGCGAGGCTCTGGGCGGTTCCGTCGGGTTCGTACCCGAGTGCGGCGGCCGCGACCCGGACCCGTTCCGCCAGCTCCGGGTCGACCGTGGGTAGCCCGTTCATCACCCGGGAGACGGTGGCGCGGGAGACGCCCGCCTCCTTCGCCACCGCGCCGATCGTCGCCCGACCGCTGTGGCGTCGGCGTGACGGCGGCCCACGGTGGCCCGACGGGCTGGGCGCCGTGGGTGCGTGGGAGGCGTCGATGGCATCTCCTCGGACGGGTGAGCCGGGGGTCGCGGGACGCGTTCGGCGTCCTCCATCGTAGTGGCGCACCCGTCCACGGGGACGAGCCGGCCGCCGGGAAGCCAGCTTCCCGGCGGCCGGTCCGTCACCACGTACGCGGGTCAGCGCGGTGCGTTCGCCGCCACGCACTCGCCCTCGTTGGTGTACTTCTCGACGAAGTACACCCAGCCGCCGTTCTTGCACTGGTCCCAGAGTTTGATCTTGGGCTCCTTGGCGAGCCGGGTGGGATCGACGACGCCCCAGTACGCCGGCTTGGCCTGCAGGTTGTCGTCGAAGAACAGCGGTGCCTCGGCCCGCTTCATCGGCCAGTTGCGCAACCAGGTCTGGGTGTCGTAGATGCCCCACGTCGTGACCGACACCAGGTCGTCGGCGTGCGCGGAGAAGACCTCGAACAGCCTCTTGTAGTAGTAGCCCTGCTGGACGAGCAGCTCGTTGCTCACCGAAGGCAGTGCCAGGTCACGGGAGCTCACGCCGACGTCGAGTTCGGTGATGGCCTGGTCGATGCCCAGGTCGGAGAACCGGTTGAGGCTGTCGTCGACCTCCTCGATGGTGGGGTTGAACATGGTCAGGTGCATCTGGTGGCCGATGCCGCTCACCGGGACCCCGCGGGCGATGAGGTCCTTGAGCATGTCGTGGACGGGGCCGGCCTTGAAGGCGAACTCGGTCTCGTAGTCGTTGTAGTAGAGCTTCGCCGTGGGTACGGCGGCATGGGCGTACTCGAATGCCTTCGCGATGTAGTCGGGGCCGAGGATCTCGTACCAGCGGGAGTGCCGGTAGCCGTCGGCCTGCTTCGTGTCGATGGCTTCGTTGACGATGTCCCAGATCGGGATGTCGTCGCCATAGCGCTGCATGACCGTCGTGATGTGGGTCTTCATCCGGTTCAGGAGGATCTGCTGGTCGGCCGGGCTGTTGGTGAGCGGCGCGCCGGTCACGGGGTGGTTGAAGAGCCAGCCGGGCACGCCCTGGTGCCAGACGAAGGTGTGGCCACGCACCGTCATGCCGTTGGCCTTGGCGTACGCGACCAGGCGGTCGGAGTCGGCCCAGGTGAAGTGACCCTCGGTGGGTTGGATGTTGGCCCACTTCATCTGGTACTCGGCGGTGATCGAGTTGAAGTGCTTGCCGAGCACCTCGGAGACCTGACCGGTGAGGTGGGGGGTCTTCACCGCCGCGCCGATGAGGAACTGGCCCTGGTAGACGTCCTTGAGGCTCGGGATGTCCTGCTGCACGGGAGGCGGCGGCGGGAGCTGGGTCACCGTCACGTCGTCGACGTAGAAGTCGAGCCCCGCGTCGCCCTCAATCTTGAACCGGTAGCTCGTGAAGGACGGCGGAAGGGCGACCGTCGCGGCGACCTCGGTCCAGCCGGCGTCGTTCACCAACGCCGAGCCGAGGCTGGCGTACTGGCTGCCGTCGGTGATCGAGGTCGTGTTGAGGCGGCCGGAACCCTCGCCGGCGGCCAGCCGCAGCCAGACCGAGACGCGGTAGCGCTCGCCGGGCTTGACGGTGCCGGTGAGGGTGCGACCGGCACCCATGTACGTGGCGGTGCGGCCGGTGACCAGCAGGCTCTTCGTGCCGGTGCGCGCCTGGGCGGTGCTGACCGCGATGGTCTCGACGCCCGCGGCGGAGGCCCAACCCGTTGCGGTGCCGTCCTCGAACGTGTCGTTGACGACGACGTTGTCGGCGGTTGTCTCGGCATGGGCCACGACTGAGGGTGCCGCCAGCGCCATCGCCAGAACGAGGACCCCTACTGCGGGGATTCTTCGCCGAACTAAAGACATTGATTCCTCCGATTCCAGAAACCGGTTTCTGGGGCGCTAGTCAAGCACCAGCCACCTGGCCGGGCAAGGGAGTGCACGGGTTTGCCGCGCGTTTGCCACGGATCCCGCCGCGGACCCGGTGGCCGGTTCTTCGCCGGCCGACGGCAAACAATGGCAAACGGTTGCCTCAGCCCTGGCGGGCTCACTAGCTTCGCCTGAGTGACACACCCCTGCGGGAGGAACCTCGCTGTGACGACGCACCACGACCTGCCCGCGGTTGCCGACCCGGATCGGCTGTTCCCGGCTGATCCGACCACCCGAGCCGTTGCCCGGGAGCTGTTCGCGCTGGTGGAGAAGGCGCCGATCCTGTCGCCACACGGCCATGTGGAGCCACGGCTGCTGGCCGACGACGTCTCCTTCACCGACGCCGCGACGTTGCTCGTCACGCCAGACCACTACGTCACCCGACTGTTGCACGCAAACGGCGTCGGACTGGACCGGCTGCGGCCGTCGGAGGACACTTCCCCACGGGACGTCTGGCGGGCCTTCTGCGCCGGGTGGCCGGCCTTCGCCGGCACCGCCTCCGGCTACTGGATCGCCAGCGAGCTGCACCACGTCCTCGGCGTCGGCCAGCCGTCGGAGAAGCACGCCGACGCACTCTTCGACGACATCGGCGCGGTGTTGGCGCGCCCGGACCACCGGCCCCGCAGCCTGTTCCGTCGCTTCGGCATCGAGGTGCTGGCGACGACGGACGACCCCCTCGACCCACTCGACACCCACGCCCGGCTCGCCGCGGCCGAGGACCGGTCCGGCGGGCCCGACGCGCCGCTCGGCGGTCGGGTGATCCCCACCTTCCGGCCGGACCGCTACCTGGCCGCCGGCGCCCCCGCCTGGTCCGCGGCCGTTGACGAGCTGATCGCCGTCGCCGGCGACGGGCACACCGGGTACGTCGGCTACCTCACCGCGCTGGCCAACCGACGGGCACACTTCGTCGCGCACGGCGCGGTCTCCGCCGACCACGGTGTCGCCACACCCGAGACGCTGGACCTGGATCCGGTGCCGGCGCGGGAGCTCTTCGACCGGCTCCGGGCCACCCCGGTCGCCGAACGTGACCCGGCCGACGTGGCGGCGTTCGAGCAGCACATGCTCGTGGAGATGGCCCGGATGTCGGTCGACGACGGGCTGGTGATGACCCTCCACCCCGGCATCCACCGCAACCACCACCCGGAGACCTTCGCCCGGTACGGGCCGGACACCGGCCACGACATCCCAGTCCGTACCGACTTCACCGCGGCACTGCGGCCCCTGCTGTCCCGGTTCGGCACCGAACCCGGGTTCCACCTGGTGCTGTTCACCACCGACGAGACGACGTTCTCCCGGGAGTTGGCGCCGCTCGCCGGCTTCTACCCGTCGGTGTACCTCGGCGCGCCCTGGTGGTTCCTGGACAGCCCGTACGCGATCCGCAGGTTCCGTGAGGCGGTCACCGAGACGGCCGGTTTCAGTCGCTCGTCGGGGTTCGTCGACGACACCCGGGCGTTCCTGTCCATCCCGGTGCGCCACGACGCGGCCCGGCGGGTGGAGGCGGGAGTCCTCGCCCGGCTGGTCACCGAGCATCGCATCACGCAGTCGCAGGCCGCCGGGATCATCGTCGACCTGGTCGACGCCACCCCGCGCCGCGTCTTCAAGCTGCCCAGCCGGCCCGGCGCATGACCGCACGGCGGGTCGTCCATCTCGGACTGGGCAACTTCCATCGCGCCCATCAGTGCTGGTGGACCGGGGCGGTCGCGGGCCGGGAGGACGCGGAACAGTGGTCCGTCACCGCGTTCACCGGACGACGCCCGGACGCGGCCGAGCTGCTGCGGGCGCAGGACTGCCGCTACACGCTCGTCGAGCGGAGCGATCGCGGCGACCACTACACCCTGGTCACCGCGATGACCGGGGCGTACGACGGCGCGGACCTCGACGCCCTCCGGTCGGCCATGTCCGATCCGCACACCGGCATCGTCACGCTGACCGTGACCGAGGCGGGATACCACCTGGGCGCCGGCGGCGTGCTCGACCTGGACCGGCCGGCGGTCGCCGCCGACCGGGCAGCCCTCACCGCACCGGACGGCGGGTGCGGCCCCGCCACCGCCCCGGGTCGCCTGCTGCTCGGCCTGCGGGAGCGGCTCCACGCGGACGCCGGCCCGCTCGCGGTCGTCCCGTGCGACAACGTCACCGGCAACGGCCAGGTGCTGCGCCGCGCGCTCCTGACGCTATCCGCGTCGCTGCCGGGTACGGAGTACGCCCGGCTGACGGAGTGGATCGAGTCCTCGGTCACCTTCGTAGACACCAGCGTCGACCGCATCACGCCACGCACCACCGAGGCGGACCGGGCGGCCGTCCGCGACGCGACCGGGTTCGCCGACCGCGCGCCGGTGGTCACCGAACCGTTCCGCGACTGGGTGCTCGCCGGCGACTTTCCGGCCGGCCGCCCCGCCTGGGAACGCGCGGGGGCGCGCTTCGTCACCACGCTCGCACCGTGGGAGCGCCGGAAACTCTGGCTGCTCAACGGCGCTCACTCGCTGCTGGCATACACCGGGATCGCGGCCGGACACCGGACGGTGGCCCAGGCGATCGCGGACCCTCGCCTGGCGGAGCTGACGCGGTGCTGGTGGGACGAGGTGGAGCCGCTGCTCGACGGCGCCGCGGGTGACGTGGCGGGCTACCGGCGCGACCTGATGAGCCGGTTCGGCAACACAGCGATCGCCCACCAGCTGACCCAGATCGCCGAGGACGGCCTGCACAAGCTGCGACTGCGGGTGGCCGAGCCGGCGCTGCTGCGTCGTCGGGCCGGGCTGTCGGCGGAGGTCGCCGCCCGGATCGTCGCGGCCTGGATCGACTTCACCCGTACTCCGGGCGCACGGCTCGGCGCTGCGCCGCCGGGCACCGGCCGGGACACCGCAGCGCAGGTCGCCGTGCTCTCGCCGGCGCTCGCCGACGACCGGGCCTTCGTTGACGCCGTACGCCATCACCGCCGCCACCGATAGGACGACCATCATGACCATCGCCTTCGCCGAGGTACTCGTCACCAGCCCCGGCCGGAACTTCGTGACTTTGCGGATCACCACCTCCGACGGCGTCACCGGGCTCGGCGACGCCACCGTCAACGGCCGGGAACTCGCCGTCGCCGCGTACCTGACCGAGCATGTCGTCCCGCTGCTGATCGGCCGGGACGAGCAGCAGGTCGAGGACACCTGGCAATACCTGTACCGGGGGGCCTACTGGCGCCGCGGACCGATCACCATGGCGGCCATCGCCGCGGTCGACACCGCGCTGTGGGACATCAAGGCGAAGATCGCAGGTCTGCCGCTCTACCAGCTGCTCGGCGGCCGGAGCCGGGCCGGGTGCCTGGCCTACGGTCACGCCTCGGGCAAGGAGTTGCCGGAGCTGTTCGACTCGGTCCGCGCCCATCTGGCCGAGGGCTACCGGGCGATCCGGATCCAGACCGGCATCCCCGGCCTCGATTCCGTCTACGGTGTCGCCTCCAGCGCCAATGCGGCCAGGGGTGCGGGGGAGTCGACCCGGTACGACCACGAGCCGGCCCGACGCGGCGCGCTGCCCGTCGAGGAACAGTGGGACACCCGGGCCTACCTGCGACATGCTCCCGCAGTCTTCGAGGCGGTCCGCAACGAGTTCGGCCCGGAGCTGCCGCTGCTGCACGACGCACACCACCGGCTCACCCCGATACAGGCGGCGAAGCTCGGCAGGTCCCTCGAACCGTACGACCTGTTCTGGCTGGAGGATGTGACCCCGGCGGAGAACCAGGACGCGCTGCGTCTGGTCCGCCAGCACACCACCACACCGTTGGCGATCGGCGAGGTGTTCAACACCATTTGGGATTACCGGAAACTGATCGAGAACCAGCTCATCGACTACGTCCGTTCTCCGATCACCCACGCCGGGGGAGTGACCGGGCTGCGCCGGATCATGGACTACGCGGCGGTCTACCAGATCAAGTCGGGCGTCCACGGGCCGACCGACGTCTCCCCGGTCGGGCTCGCCGCCGCACTGCATCTGGGCATCGCGTTGCACAATTTCGGCATCCAGGAGTACATGAAGCACGACCGCCGCACCGACGAGGTGTTCCGGCCGACGTACCGGTTCACCGACGGCCTGCTGATTCCGGGCGACGAGCCGGGACTCGGGGTGGGCTACGACGACGAGGTCGCCGGCGCCCACCCGTACGAGCAGGCGTACCTACCGGTCAACCGGCTGCTGGACGGTTCGCTGCACGACTGGTGAGACCGGCTGCGGGGCGGCCGGGCGGCGGTGCGTCGCCCGGCCGCTGGACTGCCGGACGGTCAGGTGGGTCGGCAGGATGACGGCGGGGCGGGCGCCTTTGCGTGCCGGGCTGTCCAGGTGCTCCAGCAGCATCGACACGGCGACCCGGCCGGCCCGCTCGATCGGTGCCGTGAGGGTGGTCAGCGGCGGGTTGCAGAAGTCGGCGCCGAAGATGTCGTCGCAGCCCACCACGCTGATTTCCCCTGGGACGTCGACGCCGCGTTCGGCCAGCCGGTCGAGGATGCCGATCGCGATCAGGTCGTTGAACGCGATGCATCCGGTCGCGCCGGTGTTTAGCAGCGCGTCCGCGGCCGCCGTGCCGGATGCGCGGGCCGACCCGAACGGGCCGATCCGGACCGCCGTCAGGCCGTGCCGGGCCATCGCGTTGCGCATCGCCCGCCAGCGCGCCTCGTTGGCCCACGAGTTCGGCGGCCCGCCGACGTAGACGATCTGCTGGTGGCCCAGCGAGACCAGGTGTTCGGTGGCCTGGGCGACGCCGTCGGGACTGTCGATGACGACGCTGCGTACCCCGGGGACGTTGCGGTTGATGGTGATGACCGGCATCTCGGCGGCGATGACGCTGAGCGTCTCCTCGGGCAGGCGGGAGGCGGCCAGGACCACGCCGTCGACCGACCGGCGCACCTTGCCCAGCAGGTGGCTCTCCAGTTCCGGCGACTCCTCGGTGTCGACGAGCAGTTGGGCGTAGCCGGCCGCGCGTAGCTGGTGCTGCGTGCCGCGGATGATTCCGAAGTAGAACGGGTTCGTCACGTCGGAGACGAGGACGGCGACGGTTCCGGTCCGGCCTGAGGAGAGCGCCCGTGCCTGGGTGTTGGGCACGTAGTTCATCTGGCGGGCGGCGGCCTGGATGCGTTCCCGGGTGACCCGGCTGACCCGTTCCGGGCGGCTCAGCGCCCGCGACACCGTGGAGGCGGCGACGCCGGTCAGCGCCGCGATGTCGTTGATCGTCACGCGGCTGTCCCCGCGGGGCGACGGCGGGTCGACGCCATTGTCGGCGGTGTCGGCCGGGCGATCGGTGGTCATGCGGCAAGCAGACCACCGTTGGCAACATATGGCAAGCGATTGCCGCCGGGTTTTGCGGTTGTTACGTTCCCTCCCACGCTGCACCTTCCGCATCGCCTAGGCCTTTCCACCAGCGCCCCCACCACGTAAGGAACGCAGATGAGAGCCCTCCGCACCATCGTCGCGGCAACACTGGTTGCCGCCGTCGGCATCCCCCTCACCGCCTGCGGCTCCGATTCCGCCGGAGACGGCCCCAAGGCAATCAACATGCTCGTCGGAGCCAACGCCATCTACGCCACCGAGCAGCAGGCGTGGTTCGCCGACGTCTCGGCGAAGTTCGAGAAGCTGACCGGGGCGAAGGTGAACTTCGAGACCTTCGCCAGCCCCACCGACGAACTCACCAAGATCCAGACGTCCATGCTGTCCGGTCAGGGACCCGACATCTACTCGCTGGGCACCACCTTCACGCCGACCGCCTACTCGACCGGCGCCTTCGTCAACCTCACCGCCGACGAATGGAGCAAGATCGGCGGTCGGGACCGATTCCTGCCCTCGACCCTGGGCATCTCCGGACCCGACGCCGAGCACGAGGTCGGGATCCCGTTCACCAGCCGGCCGTTCGTCATGGCCTACAACAAGGAGATGCTCGCCGCCGCGGGCATCGACAAGCCCGCCGACAGCTGGGACGGGCTGCTCCAGCAGGCCAAGAAGCTGACCAAGCCCGGCCGGTACGGCATGGCGATCGGCTACGGGGACACCTTCGACCCATGGAAGTTCGTCTGGGCGATGAGCGTGCAGGCCGGCAACCCGCTCGTCAAGGACGGCAAGGCGCAGTTGACCGATCCCGCCACGGTCAAGGCGTACCAGACCTACCTCGGCTGGCTGGCCACCGACAAGGTCGTCGACCCGGCCGCGACCGGCTGGAAGAACGCCCAAGCGCTCGCCGCGTTCGGCGCCGGCAAGGCCGCCTTCATGCCGATGGTCTCCGCGACGTCGCGGGTCAGCCTCGACAAGTCCGCAGTCGCCGGGAAGTACGGCTACGCGCTCATGCCGACGATCCCGCCGGGCGCCACCACCCTGCCGACCGGCGGGGTAGGTGCCACCAGCATCCTCTCCGGGGACAACCTGGTGATCGCCAAGTACAGCAAGAACAAGG
The Micromonospora sp. R77 DNA segment above includes these coding regions:
- a CDS encoding LacI family DNA-binding transcriptional regulator, translated to MAKEAGVSRATVSRVMNGLPTVDPELAERVRVAAAALGYEPDGTAQSLALGRTGVVGIIVPDLGNPVFQAVLRGLSSAAGERDYRVLIADSHEQAEEEPILAREIRRRSDGLVLCAPRMPDEVLRQVAAARTPVVLLNRRLDGLDVPTVSVDHAHGMRAIAAHLAGLGHRQVAYLSGPANSAANRVRLETLRAAGTGRFDLHRVAGGAHFEDGHAAVEHLLATGATAVVGYNDLVAYGALARMAELGISVPEEVSVTGFDDIPFARYANPPLTTVAIPLDELGRQAWNRLWSHLAGEEPSPDVQFTPEVVIRHSTGPAPIRR
- a CDS encoding endo-1,4-beta-xylanase, which translates into the protein MAHAETTADNVVVNDTFEDGTATGWASAAGVETIAVSTAQARTGTKSLLVTGRTATYMGAGRTLTGTVKPGERYRVSVWLRLAAGEGSGRLNTTSITDGSQYASLGSALVNDAGWTEVAATVALPPSFTSYRFKIEGDAGLDFYVDDVTVTQLPPPPPVQQDIPSLKDVYQGQFLIGAAVKTPHLTGQVSEVLGKHFNSITAEYQMKWANIQPTEGHFTWADSDRLVAYAKANGMTVRGHTFVWHQGVPGWLFNHPVTGAPLTNSPADQQILLNRMKTHITTVMQRYGDDIPIWDIVNEAIDTKQADGYRHSRWYEILGPDYIAKAFEYAHAAVPTAKLYYNDYETEFAFKAGPVHDMLKDLIARGVPVSGIGHQMHLTMFNPTIEEVDDSLNRFSDLGIDQAITELDVGVSSRDLALPSVSNELLVQQGYYYKRLFEVFSAHADDLVSVTTWGIYDTQTWLRNWPMKRAEAPLFFDDNLQAKPAYWGVVDPTRLAKEPKIKLWDQCKNGGWVYFVEKYTNEGECVAANAPR
- the uxaC gene encoding glucuronate isomerase, whose amino-acid sequence is MTTHHDLPAVADPDRLFPADPTTRAVARELFALVEKAPILSPHGHVEPRLLADDVSFTDAATLLVTPDHYVTRLLHANGVGLDRLRPSEDTSPRDVWRAFCAGWPAFAGTASGYWIASELHHVLGVGQPSEKHADALFDDIGAVLARPDHRPRSLFRRFGIEVLATTDDPLDPLDTHARLAAAEDRSGGPDAPLGGRVIPTFRPDRYLAAGAPAWSAAVDELIAVAGDGHTGYVGYLTALANRRAHFVAHGAVSADHGVATPETLDLDPVPARELFDRLRATPVAERDPADVAAFEQHMLVEMARMSVDDGLVMTLHPGIHRNHHPETFARYGPDTGHDIPVRTDFTAALRPLLSRFGTEPGFHLVLFTTDETTFSRELAPLAGFYPSVYLGAPWWFLDSPYAIRRFREAVTETAGFSRSSGFVDDTRAFLSIPVRHDAARRVEAGVLARLVTEHRITQSQAAGIIVDLVDATPRRVFKLPSRPGA
- a CDS encoding mannitol dehydrogenase family protein → MTARRVVHLGLGNFHRAHQCWWTGAVAGREDAEQWSVTAFTGRRPDAAELLRAQDCRYTLVERSDRGDHYTLVTAMTGAYDGADLDALRSAMSDPHTGIVTLTVTEAGYHLGAGGVLDLDRPAVAADRAALTAPDGGCGPATAPGRLLLGLRERLHADAGPLAVVPCDNVTGNGQVLRRALLTLSASLPGTEYARLTEWIESSVTFVDTSVDRITPRTTEADRAAVRDATGFADRAPVVTEPFRDWVLAGDFPAGRPAWERAGARFVTTLAPWERRKLWLLNGAHSLLAYTGIAAGHRTVAQAIADPRLAELTRCWWDEVEPLLDGAAGDVAGYRRDLMSRFGNTAIAHQLTQIAEDGLHKLRLRVAEPALLRRRAGLSAEVAARIVAAWIDFTRTPGARLGAAPPGTGRDTAAQVAVLSPALADDRAFVDAVRHHRRHR
- the manD gene encoding D-mannonate dehydratase ManD, with the protein product MTIAFAEVLVTSPGRNFVTLRITTSDGVTGLGDATVNGRELAVAAYLTEHVVPLLIGRDEQQVEDTWQYLYRGAYWRRGPITMAAIAAVDTALWDIKAKIAGLPLYQLLGGRSRAGCLAYGHASGKELPELFDSVRAHLAEGYRAIRIQTGIPGLDSVYGVASSANAARGAGESTRYDHEPARRGALPVEEQWDTRAYLRHAPAVFEAVRNEFGPELPLLHDAHHRLTPIQAAKLGRSLEPYDLFWLEDVTPAENQDALRLVRQHTTTPLAIGEVFNTIWDYRKLIENQLIDYVRSPITHAGGVTGLRRIMDYAAVYQIKSGVHGPTDVSPVGLAAALHLGIALHNFGIQEYMKHDRRTDEVFRPTYRFTDGLLIPGDEPGLGVGYDDEVAGAHPYEQAYLPVNRLLDGSLHDW
- a CDS encoding LacI family DNA-binding transcriptional regulator, with translation MTTDRPADTADNGVDPPSPRGDSRVTINDIAALTGVAASTVSRALSRPERVSRVTRERIQAAARQMNYVPNTQARALSSGRTGTVAVLVSDVTNPFYFGIIRGTQHQLRAAGYAQLLVDTEESPELESHLLGKVRRSVDGVVLAASRLPEETLSVIAAEMPVITINRNVPGVRSVVIDSPDGVAQATEHLVSLGHQQIVYVGGPPNSWANEARWRAMRNAMARHGLTAVRIGPFGSARASGTAAADALLNTGATGCIAFNDLIAIGILDRLAERGVDVPGEISVVGCDDIFGADFCNPPLTTLTAPIERAGRVAVSMLLEHLDSPARKGARPAVILPTHLTVRQSSGRATHRRPAAPQPVSPVVQRTVQQPVDR
- a CDS encoding extracellular solute-binding protein codes for the protein MRALRTIVAATLVAAVGIPLTACGSDSAGDGPKAINMLVGANAIYATEQQAWFADVSAKFEKLTGAKVNFETFASPTDELTKIQTSMLSGQGPDIYSLGTTFTPTAYSTGAFVNLTADEWSKIGGRDRFLPSTLGISGPDAEHEVGIPFTSRPFVMAYNKEMLAAAGIDKPADSWDGLLQQAKKLTKPGRYGMAIGYGDTFDPWKFVWAMSVQAGNPLVKDGKAQLTDPATVKAYQTYLGWLATDKVVDPAATGWKNAQALAAFGAGKAAFMPMVSATSRVSLDKSAVAGKYGYALMPTIPPGATTLPTGGVGATSILSGDNLVIAKYSKNKDLALRLVNMLTSAESQEIYYKTFGELPTNAELATKLATDPTLAASVESASKAHGTPFHGGWSQVQLAMVNVVVQSVPNLAAGKVDAKALDALLAKAQSDAQAALDKAK